The nucleotide window gtACGTTCTCCTCTATATAGAAACTCTctcctattttttaaatatttttctctaattttcaGATGATGACTTGGAAGAGTTCCTTAAGGCTGTTATAACAGCCAATGATCGTGGCATATCACCACTGCGTAATGCTACTAATGAAATGAATTGGAGCTTTGGCCAGGCATTGTTCTTTTCCAGTACAGTGGTAACAACAATTGGTAAGTTcgtgttgttttttattaccTTAAAAATCCTCaacaaatttaagttatttCGATTTAACTTaactataaatttcttttattttttcacaataacACTATTTTTAGGCTATGGACATGTGACACCATTAAGTCAAACTGGCAAAATATTTTGCATGATTTATGCCGCCATAGGTATACCACTGACATTGGTACTGCTAAGTGCAATGGTGGAGAAATTATTAATACCAGCCAATTGGTTGTTGGGCTTACTCAATTCGAAACTGGGCCATTTGTATCAACCCTTTAATATACGAGTCATGCACTTGACTATTGTTGGTAAGTTGGAATTGCAACTTttctaaaagtataaaaaatatatacgagTACTTAAGTACTTATGTTTGTATGTAGAACattgtaattgttttaatttcgttgcTTTAGATGTAATATTGTagatacttttatttataatggttttaatttcatttgctCATTACAGTTATAATTGTGGCCGTATTATTTTATGCAATACCCACTGCTGTTTTCGCCTATTTGGAACCATCATGGGGCGTTTTGGATGCCTTCTATTATTGTTTCATCTCATTGACTACCATTGGTTTGGGCGATTATATACCGGGCGATGGTGTATCGATTGATAATCGTTCTATTTATAAAATGCTTATTACAGCTTATTTAGTATTTGGTAAGTTTAATTGAATTGgtgtaattatgtttttttttatattttttattttgagtttgTAGAAATTAAAGTAGCTGCTTTAATAGAGATagttatatcaaaaaaaattaaaacaaaaatgtcaaacattttatgtcttgagttacaaaacatttattttgatagatatccaacccgcatcccactaagcaaccaaaatGGACTTCAAGAAAGAGATCTAAGCTTTCTATTGAgagaaaaaagaaatgaaaaaaagtcaaaaaagtttttgatttatgGACTCTATCTTTTATATTATCCTATgtattcgaattttttaattaaaatcatatgggaggtgccacaccCTCTttggctactactcccatttttaCCTCAAATCTTTATACAAAGTTACctagatatttgatttttaaaactaactttgtatgggagctaccacgcccacttgaaatttcgAAACATAAAGTATCCTATTGTTGCTTCCAGGTATAGAGAAACACACAGTAAAAAGAAGATAAGAGGATCGGTCCAGCgcacggtggtcaattccggccaaaaatcctAAACTTCTTTATatcttcataaaaattttttaaatttggtatttgtattatgaataacataaccaaccgatcgataaatatttcgatgttcaagtacagggtttggtcaaaaaagcatggacgtactaaaagtatcaaaaaattgcatgtaagcggctgaaatttattccaaaaataaagaaaatatgtgatcgataaaaaataggtcattcaaatttcggattacatatacagggtttgtccaaacaatcatggacgttttaaaagcatcggaaaaattaggttattcacgtaaatgcctgaaatttagtccaaaaattaagaatagcataagtgaatgcaaaaaaatttcgtACGAATTTcagaatacatatacagggtttggccaaacaaacgtggacgttttgaaattatcgaaaaagttaggttattcatgtaaaatttgaaatttggtgtacatttaagaaaaacacacttgatccatcgcaaaaaatattataaattgcatataggagttggccaaataaacattgactttataaaagtatcgaaaaattaatgtaatttttgtaaatgacttaaattaggtttataattaaaaatcgaATCAAACGAtcgattgaaaaaatttcgacaatACATGGTTTGTCCaattcagcatagacgtaaataactctcaaacttacataatttttgaaattgaccaaaaaatacaaaaaaaatgtgtaaaatatgtaggcactgaaatcgttctggttattagAATGGCtgataattgcagctgaaatttatagtacttactcttgatactttacagtattagatgtaatttacacttaacctctaatagccccttttaatttgttctggcctttcaaactttttttaatttagtttctatagatatTAAACTAGTTTCAAATCATTtcacttttatacaaaaataacacgcaaaaactccttaataactacgtagaatggttaactgctaactgttttataaaagcatgtgctaatttgcaaaataaactttaaagaaaaaagcacaggctacttcaattcaaaagtaaaaaaatcacatttttcttatattaaaatgacaagaaaaaacctttgactttacagctctataaataaccatatagttacATTACAGCCAAAATAATTATGgtactgtatattctgaagtgttaagaaaaagttaccatcaaaattttataaaaattaaaaaacaaaaaaaaacatttttggccggaatttaccaccgtgcagCGGTTTAGGCTTCTATAAGtcacatacaaacaaataaacagacatacatTCATTTTCATATATGTGGATGTGTCAGAAGCTGAAAGGCCTAACTAAACCAATGCGTTTAATTAAAGAAGAGTAAATTGGAATAGCTtctgaaaaaattcaaataagtgTCTCCCATTTTTGTCCAAAATCATACACTTTTTTATGTTCccccaaatatcaaaaaaacttcatcttcaagatcaaaatcccCTGTttaggtccataggtagcaaaccgttcaaaattcaaggaaacaattaactacaaaaaagtacctaagatctcagtaaaaaactttctagaacatatgaacttcctaggaatgattcttaacaacgtttaggtaggtcaatagtAAGAagaaactaaaggaattaagtgttttgggccataatctattaaattattataaactaaagttttaggcagctttaaaaaatttatttctaaacttattttgaattttgttttaagttttttgcaattttgatcttgaagatgaagtttttttgattttatatgttcacaatttttgttctttatgacaagggctacaactttccCTCAGAGAGTAATTCAAAATTCccaactgtttgcaagatatgagcctgagaaaattatcacttttttttgcaaaaatgacaccgaggccccaaatctttgggggcccataaacacaaaaaatgcatgactttgggcaaaactgggagacgggtcttttttttttgatcttTTATCACGATCTGGTATAtgattatatttccatgacttaatgGACACAGTGTAATATAACAAAActgagaaattttcaaaaagtggaGTTAAACCTTTTAGCTTCTGGcacatttatatatagatatgaaataaaattattttgtctgcccattgttttttttatgcaCTGGCGATTTAAATAAGAAGCTGATCTAAATTATCATCGAAAAATTTATGTTGTAGGtggtgtgaataaaaaaaaatctataaaaatattagaaattttaataaattcagaGAGCAAATCATAAGAACATTTCtgcatgtttattatttttatacattacatacacatattgtaattagggtttttaatttcccgaccttttttgattcccaggaatcgggaattttttttctacattcccgggtacccggctattcccgaaatatataatgatactgtaaataaaaacttagtgttataattattaaatatcagagcttcgaattaattaataaaattttagcttaattcactaaaatcataATCCGTAATTGAAGAATGTCagccattcctaatatttaattttttagattcattccaaagcctttgtttaaactgaattaattttaaagttaattaataacagaatttattcaaactttgaatgattaattttttgttaaatcaaatcatttacaaaattaattgaaaaaattgtcttaagcctttttgtactagatttgaattgaagaaaaatttaatcatttaatgaatttttgaagctattttgttatggatttgaagaagaaattagaatgattcaataagaaataaattctataaataatgaattcacttttttaaattttcatacgaaaaccccaaataaataataataataagcggtctattattgccgagatataagcaaaaaactgtgaaaaactattacagttttttgaaaaaatagggttctaacttgtttttaattctcgggattcccgactaaaaatcccgggaatcgggtagtgaaaaattcccgggataaaaaccctaattgtAATAAAcagacatgtaaaatttcaacTCATAGAACACGATtaaaagacataaaattttgtgaaaatgagcgaattcacttaattgtgaataaattcgaaaagaatccatcgatttttatgatcgatatctcattttattgctactatatatgtggctttgcgatatagcaataaatctgaacaatttctgtcgttttcgatttttgatgatttttttaaataaaaagtattgctattttcatgtaaaaaaaatatattttttgcctgaatttgttgttataactctgaaactactgagccgattaaaacgcaatatataaacaggttatgtaaattcaatatttctaagtttattttaataatatcggactaaccgtttttgagttatcattaattatgtggagaaacgtctaaaaaaattcagaattttacaattttttttttaatttaaaatttggaatttgaaatttggaccatatttgtactactgcaaccttaataaatcaaaattgtgtagtggtttaaaaagcctctaaaattgtttagattttattgtCCTGTAATATGAAATAATTCGATTTACCCCCaaaagtctggttatgtgttaactgtCAGTTTAACTTTAGGTTAAAACCTAACTATACATTGTGATATTGGAggttaacaatattttcttatcAATGACTATTCGAAACTCGTACGtgttgtatgtgttttttttaaattaaacaagctGAATAATAAATGTGTTGCTGTCGCAGGTATtgccaaagattttgaaataatataaatatattaatcaaTAGTACCGAttcgtatatacatatattttgtaaaaaaaaattttaaattttcccgattttaaattgcaaccGATATATGTATcatatttgtaagttatttggggcctaGGGTAGATAATttatagggtcgcaaatgaaaaatgtgaatgtacaaacggaatgactgcaaaaaaaaacaagtaagagagctatattcggccgtgccgaatcttatatacccttcaccaattatacttcaaaataaaaattttaaatatttttaggtaaacaaaatttatttttttttccaaagttgtttttataattttttggaaaatttttttttcagatttttttaaaattttttttattaaatttaaaattttttttattaaatttaaaatttttttttttaaatttaaaattttttttttttaatatttagcgaaaaaaaaactttggtgaaaaaaaaatcgggttaaaaaaattttccgattttgacccattgtaggtccaacttactatggtatatctatgaaatatctatcattagatatccatattgtctatattaatgaccagatataggtcaaaaatagatgttgtcctggtttttttccttatatctaagccatttgtggaccaattttctcgagccggaaatattgatgtatgaatcgtgtatgtaagttatttgggggtttcggaaagttgattttaacaggCAGACGGATAGACAGAtgaacatggcttaatcgactccgctatctataaggatccagaatatatatactttataagaTCGGAAAAtcatattgtggaaattacaaacggaatgacaaacttatatgtacccttcacACGAAGGGAAAATCCCGATTTTTGATGCTGTATTCATCAACATTCCATTTCCTCTCTTTGTTTGTTTGtagaaattaaatatgtatttataacctAGAACACAATAATGGGAAGGGTACTATGCGTCAGTTTCTGCGTTGATTTAACAATGTCCATCCGTCTGTAAAGTACATACtacattatttcacatagcccccatacaaaattTAGTGAGGATCGGTCAATTATTGATATAGCTCCCTTTAAAGAGCTATAAGGCTATATgaatctataaggatccacaataaatatatactttatggagtCGCAATTAtagataaacaaaaataatgtatATTACCCAATATCAAGgagatatttcaaaataaaatttccaaaaattaaattagtcataattgtaattgtaattcattacaataaattcaaatttttctttGTCATTCGACTACAGAATTTAGGAAACTTCCCTATTGCGAACCTCATagtatttaaagattttttctaATTATACAATCTTATTGCAATACTACACTTTCAGTGAATAACAATACAATTTCACTTAAATGATAttccaatattttcaataaaaattgttgtataaatCCAGAACAAAATGTCGTGCGAAGAAACTTCAACACATTATTACTCGAAACAAGACGAAATTTACAAAGTATTATCTTCAATAACTCACCGTCAGGGAATATGTCAACGGGACTTCCAAGGCCGTTCTCTTCTACACATGGCCATAATCTACCAGAGTCAATCAATTATACAAATATATCAATACTTTTTGGAGGAGCAAATATCACATTGTGATTGTGTAAATACTGATggaaatttagttaaaaatttcaaaaaactatttaaaatttacgatTATGACGGCGACACTGTGCTACATAAAGCAGTCAAGTATAATATGATACAATTCGTTAAAGTTGTCTTaaagttttatgaaaaattccaCCTGCATGTGGAGGACTATGAAAAGCTGGGTTCTGGTGATAATATTTTGCATTTGGCAATTGAAAGAAATCTTTTGGAAATGACAAAAACAATTATTGAAATGAAACCCTCACTATTGCTGGTAAGCAATTATAGCGGTCAATTGCCGCAGCAAGTGCAAAATCAAACATTGGAAATGAGTATGTTGCTGTTGCAAATAATGGAGCGTGATAAAAAGCAAGAAAACgattaaatggaaaataattaaatacttACTATATATGTAAcatatattaaaatacaaactaaCAAATAATATATATGAAATCTATGTAAAATatcttatttactttttatttattgaattattgTTATATTCAAAAAAGCGGGATTTTTGAATCCGCGCTTGGAATCAGGAatccgaaatttttttaatataaaaattgaaaaagaaataaaaaattggaaaaactagaaaaagttttatataaataaattaaacaaaatctttataaaaaatattttaacattaacACCAAAAAACTAGAATTCCCAATTCAATTGTAAAAAATCGCcattttggaaatttgctaaaaagcctataattaataaaattttggaaatttgaaatttttaagaaaataattaaaccaaatctttataaataatattttaacataaacaCCAAAAAACGAGAATTCCcaatttaagtataaaaaatccccattttgggaattcgctaaaaagcctctaattaatgaaatttgtatctttcttaaaaattttaaatttttatgaaaataattaaacgaaatatttataaataatattttagcataaacaccaaaaaactacaattcccaATTTAAGTGTAAAAAATCGCCATTTTGGGAATTTGCCAAAAAGCctctaattaataaaatttgtatctaatatcatgtttacaattaaataaacataattaattattattttactacaatttagtgtaaaataaaattaaaaattcaagttaCTTATAAAAACGGGAACTTTTTTATCACtttggaaatttgaaatttttaagaaaataattaaaccaaatctttataaataatattttaacaccaaaaaacaagaattcccaaattttgtgtaaaaaatcgccattttgggaatttgctattttgatcaaaataaaacgataaattcaaaatatgtataaaaacgggactttggaaatttgaaaattttaagaaaataattaaaccaaatctttataaataatattttaacataaacaCCAAAAAACAAGAATTCCCAATTCAAACGTAAAAAtccccattttgggaatttgctaaaaagcctctaattaatgaaatttgtatCTTATatcatgttttaaattaaataaacatcattacttattattttaatacaatttagtataaaataaaattgaaaattcaaattacttataaaagcgggacatttttttatcatctaaggactttggaaatttgaaattttgaagaaaattattaaacaaaatatttataaataatattttagcatAAGCACCAAAAAACAAGAATTCCAAATTTTAGTGTCAAAAATAGCCATTTTGGGAATTTGctattttgttcaaaataaaacgataaattcaaaatatgtataaaaacaagactttggaaattttaaatttttaagaaaataattaaaccaaatctttataaaaaatattttaacattaacAGCAAAAAAACTAGAATTCTCAATTCAAACGTAAAAAAtccccattttgggaatttgctaaaaagcctctaattaataaaatttgtatcttatatcatgttttaaattaaataaacatcattacttattattttactacaattttgataaaaataagaggataaattcaaaatatttataaaaacggaAACTTTTTAATATCATCTAAGAActttggaaattcgaaatttctaagcaaataatcaaaaatttaaaatatttataaaaaaaaacgagaaCGTTGAATACATAATTCGAAAatgttttcgaattttttattcatgattgggctgacatattgacaatttttgtgttaaaaatccTCTTTTTGGGAATTAGCTAAAAAAAAGCTCAGATTCATAGCTGTTAATTTGGGATTACGATTAGTAATCAATtagattacaatttaaaaataatttaattgattataGAATTCTCTTTAGAACAATTTCTGATTATTAATTGATTATGATTACAAATAATCTAAAAGTAATCAAGATTATTTGCGATTACGATAGAATAATCAAAGGGTTCAGGGAAGCCCTGAGGACAGAATACGATATTATGGCCCTTGAAGTCACCAACTATGGTGATTTTTGTGTCTAGATGTACATACTTACAAAATGTTGCAGATGGTATTGGTACCGATATTTGGACGATACAGAAATCATATATGTGGTGGATCTTTGAGCATATCTTGAATTCCAATACAATAGTGGTAAACTCTGGGTCAGTTTTATCTAAATGGTTCTGGGATTGGTGTAGTAAGCCGGGTACAcaaacatattgaaataaagggtcttccaatagggactttctatttttgacagttgatatcggatatattgttgaagctacaccTGTCGAATTGGCTGCCATGTATTCAGTTTGTTTGCCCAAatcaatgcatcccgaaaaagtcaatgtttggtgtggattttgtgCTGGCTTTCGTCCTTCTTTGAGAAGGACGTTAATTAGGACCCTAcaagatttttacatttttggaaagcgctcggctaggtctagAAAAAACATTGCttcgtgtgctatttatctcttataatgtCCATACCTAGGTcccctttttaaaaatatagggtacacttttggaccgaatggactagatttttttagttagacaactaaattaccaataatatataaaagatttctgagcaatatcaattgtggactaaaaaataaacgttttcaattaaaaaattaaaaaatagtaggtttttgctgtttttggggCGAAAActtaactttttattattaaacaagtaagagagctatattcggctgtgccgaatcttatataccctgcacaaaattatacttcaaaataaaaattttaaatatttttaggtaaacaaaattaatttttttaattttttggaaaaaaaaattttcgaattgtatttaaaaaagttttttaaatttaatttttttaaaaaaaaaatataaaaaatttttattttttttttaaatatttggcgaaaaaaaaattcgggttaaaaaatattttttcggattttgacccattgtaggtccaacttactatggtcttatatatgtcgttgcaaaggtctttgaaatatctatcattacatatccatactgtctatattaatgactgagtaatccaaatataggtgaaaaataggtaaaaaatcgaggttgttctggttttttcttatatctcagccatttgtggaccgattttctcgattctaaatagcaaccgagccggaagaattcggagatattgatgtatgaatcgtgtatgtaagttatttgggggcttcggaaagttgatttcaacagacagacagacggacatggcttaatcgactccgctatatataaggatccagaatatatacatatactttataggatcgggaaattatattgtggaaattacaaacggaatgacaaacatctcaagaaggtgaagggtataaaaattgttaaagacatataacaattttttgtttttttttataaaaacatgccctatttttcgaatatgtcctTCGGAATgacttattttttaacaaaatttcaaatttgggccacatgttctaaaatcttaAAGCAGGAATCAGAAAACCGAAAGCTGCTTTGGGAACCATGTTTATCCATAATTATccccaaaatattttcccagccccaaaaGAAATGTGTACCATATGGgcgaaattgtaaaaaataccatttttgggattttcgctccaatttttaggaattgcgggattccagTTGACCTTATGAGAAGATTTTTTACACTttcttatttagaatgacaaatttaaacaggggaaaaaaggtaaaaaaattgaattttttaaagttttttgcgattttgatcatgaaaattaagtttttttttattttatattgttacgaaattgtacttgaattcaaaacggctgatttaaagttgcataatgatttcaaatagcagtgcccaaactttaacatatctgtgggcattattaacattgaataaaagcttcaattgaccattgatcgtaagtatggcaacgctgtttgctgcgaccgtatatttgaattcgaatattcagttaaagaacattgtagaaatagagctttctagatggtaatgcagtgttataaatagtgacagaggttgcagtcgtgagtgagtttctcagagacgcttttcgaataaacatcaactgagtgccttaaagtgtgctgtatttttcaagtgaattcgtgtccattataaagtgtatgtatttctgagaatttataaacgtgtataaaaaacattgagtgactatttaattctgttgttgtacatatttaaataaataaagagttgttacaattttcaaactactaaacggcttttatttgcaatcaaaagtatccggtttatttaaaggaaataaacgagcgttttaaaaaggttaaaacgtaacaatatgttcaaaatgtttgttctttatgacaagggctacaacttttcttcagagagtaaatcaaaattccgaactgtttgcaagatatgagcctgagaaaattatcacttttttgcaaaaattacaccgaggcccgaaatatgtatatgggggTCCATACAAAAAATGGGCATGACTTTGggaaaaactgggagacacgtaCTGGTGtacgtatatggttatatttccatgacttaaaaaattacacacaatgtAAATGTTTGTAACTTCAACAGTAGTTAAAAagctattattttataaaaaaaatacaatttaaatcaaTCTACTAATAACTTTGAATTCCTCCATTTTTCCAATTTCAGGACTCATTGCTATGATGCTCGTGTTGACCATATTCTACGATATACCACAATTGAATTTGGGACAACTCTTTACCGAAAGTACCAATGGTGAAACGGAAAAACTACGCTTGTCCGGCAACAATACAACATGTTATTCGGGACCAACTGGTCTCTATATGCCGCAACGTAATGAAGATACACGACGTGCCATTGTGCGTATACGACCACATGGCGATGACTCACCCAGTCCAGATGAGGCACCCTCATCCTCATCGCAAAGTAGAGATTTACGAATGCcataaataaacaattgttaaatgccAGTCATGTCATGATAAATAATAACTGCTCGTACTActgcatacaaaaaaaaaatacatataaaaagcataaatacataaaaataatgttaacaGGAAATcagtatggaaaaaaaattactagTCTTATCCACATACATACAAGCATACTAACACACCTACATAATCGTTTCACACACACCCATATAAGTAATAAAGACATTAATTCTActacatattaaatataaaaaaaaacaattcgaataaAAAGAGAAGATTGAAACAaagaaaatatatcaaaatattgataacttaaaCCATATCCCTAAAAATAAcacaagaaatattttatgtacaATACAAATACATAGATAAATAACTCTACACATTAGGTTGAACCGTATTTTACACTTTAGCAATTTTCGATGCTTCCTGGGTCTAAAAATCAAATcccgaattttatattttcaaaatttttttttaaacgaaatttcaagaACTTAAAATAATTGGTGGAAGGCTGTTCAAAAACTCAACGCAACCAAAATTTCCTCGAAATCCGCCAATTTCAAATCGGTCCCCATGCTAAACTTTAATATGCACAACCGttaaaatgtggaaaaaacttcaaataaaatgtacaacCTCTAAACTTTATCcgatttgattaaatttttcagcaatttttttttagatgaaggagaattttagaccttgggagcatcATATGGGTGAccctaataaacatacatataaactatttacacaaatatacacaCTCAAACAAACATACGTAAAATATTTAACGAAATACCAAACTGAATCTCAACTTCAAGATAGAATTTGAACGATACATAGACAAATGTAATTTTAGGTGTTGAAATCGTATACTAACCTAAAATTATCCAT belongs to Calliphora vicina chromosome 4, idCalVici1.1, whole genome shotgun sequence and includes:
- the LOC135956788 gene encoding potassium channel subfamily K member 1-like isoform X2; the encoded protein is MILGAFPISTKNSTTIAAANNKNGKCRFLFLCGGYILFLVLGAAMFSAIEAPKIDVISKRVETFRNQFLDKYTCLNDDDLEEFLKAVITANDRGISPLRNATNEMNWSFGQALFFSSTVVTTIGYGHVTPLSQTGKIFCMIYAAIGIPLTLVLLSAMVEKLLIPANWLLGLLNSKLGHLYQPFNIRVMHLTIVVIIVAVLFYAIPTAVFAYLEPSWGVLDAFYYCFISLTTIGLGDYIPGDGVSIDNRSIYKMLITAYLVFGLIAMMLVLTIFYDIPQLNLGQLFTESTNGETEKLRLSGNNTTCYSGPTGLYMPQRNEDTRRAIVRIRPHGDDSPSPDEAPSSSSQSRDLRMP
- the LOC135956788 gene encoding potassium channel subfamily K member 1-like isoform X1 yields the protein MNLKGYEDLDKIANRHTQLPIENNPIESNVNEQPLTNSHNPPFRRLISMSDPNIYNNTAHRSGLSLNTRVSLGSICLIRPSNSYYNNNDNAHLMSASPLPLYKNYRKERTLLLTFVFLYVCFLMIGAVSFQIIETPVELEERNEITILRNNFLLKYPQVKDDDLEEFLKAVITANDRGISPLRNATNEMNWSFGQALFFSSTVVTTIGYGHVTPLSQTGKIFCMIYAAIGIPLTLVLLSAMVEKLLIPANWLLGLLNSKLGHLYQPFNIRVMHLTIVVIIVAVLFYAIPTAVFAYLEPSWGVLDAFYYCFISLTTIGLGDYIPGDGVSIDNRSIYKMLITAYLVFGLIAMMLVLTIFYDIPQLNLGQLFTESTNGETEKLRLSGNNTTCYSGPTGLYMPQRNEDTRRAIVRIRPHGDDSPSPDEAPSSSSQSRDLRMP